The Geothrix oryzae DNA window GGTGGGCACCACCGTCCGCTACGAACGCCATGTGGTGGCCGTAGTACCGACCGGCACCATCGGCCAGGAGCTCGTCGCCGACTTCCTGCCGGAAGTCCGCCGGGATTCCCAGCTCATCGCATCCCTCGAACCCAAGCGGGTGGTGGCCCTCTTCCACAGCAACCGCGCCGTGGAGCTGCTGGCCGAAGGCAAGCCGGATGAGGCCCTGCACTACGCCCACCACTCGATCGAGGTGGACCCCGGCCTCGGCGTGGGTTGGAACATCCTGGGGGTCGTCCAGCGGGCCAAGGATCAGGACAAGGAGGCGGAGGTCTCGTTCCGGAAGGCCCTGGAGGTCGATCCTCGGGACGGCGCGCCCTGCGGGAACATGGAGAACCTCATGCGCGCCCAGGGCCGGGATGAGGAAGCCCGCCGCTTCCGGGAGCGGGGTCTGGAGATCCGCAAGCGCGACCCCTTCTTCAACGCCTTCCTGGCCGAGGAGGCGCTGGCCGATGAGCAATGGAGCGAGGCGGAGAAGCGCATCAAGCAGGCCATCAAGCTCCTGCCCCGGGAACCCGAGTTCTACCTGATCCAGGCCCGGGTGAGCCTGGCCCAGGGGCAGACGAAGGATGCCATCAAGGCCCTGGAGAAGGCGCGGAAGTGGTCCCTCCCCGAAGCGCAATCCCGCTACGACAGCAAACTGGCCCTGCTCAGGAGCCTGAAACCCGTCTGAAGGCCTAGTCGGGGCTCATCCTTCGGCGCCGGCGGCGGCGCGCAGTTCGCGGCGGAGGGCTTTGCCCACGGCGTTCTTGGGGATCTCGGCCAGGAAGCTGAAGCGGGTCGGCACCTTGTAGTTGGCCAGGAGGGTCCGGCAGTGGGCGCGGATCTCGTCGACGCTGAGGTCCTTCCGGGAGACGACGAAGGCGCGCACGGCCTCGCCGGTGCCCTCGTCGGGAACGCCGACCACCGCCACATCCGCCACATCGGGATGCAGGGCGATGCAGGCCTCCACCTCGTTGGGGAACACATTGAAGCCGCTGACGATGATCATGTCCTTCTTGCGGTCCGTGATCTCCAGGTAGCCCTCGGCGTCGAAGCGGCCGATGTCGCCCGTGTGCAGCCAGCCGCCGCGCAGCGTCCTGGCGGTCTCGTCGGGCTGGTTCCAGTAGCCCTGCATGACCTGGGGGCCGCGCACCACGATCTCGCCGTGGCTGCCGGTCGCCACCGGAAGCCCTTCGTCATCCACAATGCGGACTTCGGTGCCGGGCAAGGGCAGCCCCACCCCGCCCACCTGCGCCATGGTGCGGCGGAGGCGCTTCCCCTCGCGGATGGCGGCGTTGTAGGTGACCAGCGGGCTGGTCTCGCTGAGGCCGAAGCCCTCGATCACCAGGCAGCCCGTGAAGGCCTCCCAGCGCTGGAGCACCGCCGGATGGGTCTGCATGCCCCCGGCGAAGGCGCCCAGCATCTTCCGGGTCATGGCCGGCTGGAACCAGCTTTCGTCGGGAAGCGCCTTGAGCAGCGTGTTCACCGCCGTCATCCAGGTGATCTCGTGGTTCTTGAAGGCCGGGTGCAGGTTCTTGAGGGGGCGCGGATTGGGCACCAGGATGTTGTGGCTGCCGGTGTGGAAGCCGAAGCACAGGTTGATGGTGAAGGCGATGACATGGTACATCGGCAGCACCGTCAGCACAGTCTCCTCCCCGTGGGTGAGGTAGACCTTGGTGATCTCCGCGATCTGCTCGAGGTTGGCCAGCAGGTTGCCGTGGCTCAGCATGGCGCCCTTGCTGGTGCCCGTGGTGCCCCCGGTGTACTGGAGCAGGGCGAGGCTTGCGCGCGTGGGGCCCGGGTGTTCCACCGCATCGGGAAGGAGGTGTTCCTTGGCCAGGTACAGGGCGCCCTGGTGCAGGGCCCGGGGCAGGCGCGTGAACGGCAGGCCCAGGGCGGGAATCTGGCCCGAGAGCTTGAGCTTGGCCTGGATGAGGGTGCGGGTGAACAGGGGGAAGAAGTCGGCGATGCCCGTCACCACGATGGTCTTCACCTGGGTCCTGGGAACGACGGCGGCCACCTTGTCGCCGAAGTGGTCGAGCACCACCAGCACCTCGGCGCCGCTGTCCTGGAGCTGGAGCTCCAGCTCGCGGGGCGTGTAGAGGGGGTTGGTGTTGACGACCACGCATCCGGCCTTGAGGGCGCCGAAGGCGCACACGGGATAGGCCAGGGAGTTGGGCAGCAGGATGGCGATGCGGGCGCCCGCCTGAAGCTGGAGGCCGTGCCGCAGGTAGGCCGCGAAGGCGTCCGAGAGGCGATCGACCTCCCTGAAGCTGAGGGAGGCCTCCATGCCGTTGGGGAGGACGATGGTCTCGGCCTTCCGGTCGCCGTAGCGGGCCGCCGCCGTGCGCACGAGCTGGCCCAGATTCTCGAAGGGAAAGGGCTGGGCCTCGCGTCCCACGCCCGCGGGATAACCTGCCCACCACACCTGTTCTGATTCCACGGATCCGCCTTCCCTGCCGGGTCGCTCCGGGGAGCGGCCGTCTGGTCAACTCACATCGCTTAACTTGTCGATGTTCATTATTTTAGACTTCAACGGGCCCCTTTCGGGAGGGGCGATTATTGCCGGGGCGATGCGGCTTCGGCCTTCGGATCTGGCAGAGTCGAAGCGGAGGCCCTCGATGAAGGCAGTCATCCAGCGCGTGACGCGGGCCTCGGTACGATCCGGGGACCTGGAGGCGACCATCGGTCCCGGCCTGCTGGTGCTGGTGGGCCTCGAAGCCGGCGACACGGAGGAGACCTGCGCCTGGGCCGCCGCCAAGATCGCCTCCCTGCGCATCTTTGAGGACGGCGACGGGAAGATGAACCTCGGCCTTCAGGAAGTGGGCGGTGAGATCCTCGCCATCAGCCAGTTCACCCTGGCGGGCAGCATCGCCAAGGGCCGGCGCCCCTCCTTCGACGCGGCCATGAGCCCCGACGCGGCCCGGGTGCTCTTCCGGAAATTCCTGGACCTGCTCAAGGTCCAGCATCCAGCCGTGAAATCGGGCTTCTTCCAGGAGCACATGGAGGTCGAGCTTCTCAACGATGGGCCTGTGACCTTCATTCTGGAGCGCTGAGCCCGCGCGAGAGGAGCGGTGCCAGGGCCAGGGTCAGCCCCGCCAGCACCAGGCCCGCCGCCACATCCGTGAGGTAGTGGACGCCGATGTAGACGGTGGCGAACACGATGGCGCCGGCCCAGACCCAGAACAGGGCCGCGAGGCGGGGAAAGCATCGCGTGGCCAGGAGGGCGGGCAGCACCGAAAGCGCCGTGTGGCCGCTGGGGAACGCATCCAGCGTGGTGGCTTCCGCGCCGCGCAGGAAGGCACGGACGGCCTGGGAGATCGCCCCACCGCCCAGCTGGACCGGGGCCAGGGCCTCCGGCACCCGGGGGCCTTCCGCAGGCCACAGGAAATAACCCAGGAACGAGAGGTAGAACCCGAGGAGGATCGCAAACGCCACCCGCTCGAACCGCGCCGGGCCGAGGCGGACGCGGGCCAGCACCCCCACCGACAGGGGCAGGAAGTAGAAGCTGGCGTAGGCGAGGTAGACCAGATCCGTGAAGGCCGCGGGCCGGCCGAAAGCCCCCCGCCAGGCCACCGCGAGCGATCCGAACCAGCGCTGGTCCAGGGCGGCGAGCGTGGCATCCCAGCGGTGATCATTCACGGCCACCACCAGCGGCTGGAGCAGCAGGAAGACGAGGAGCACCACCAGCACCGGAACGAAGTCCCGCAGGAGGTGGACGGCCTGCCTCCGGGCCCGGCCGAGTCCCAGACTGAGCACGAGCAGCCCGGCGAAGGTGAAGGCCCGGAGCAGCCAGCCGTCGGGCCGCGCCAGGAGCGTCAGCGCCAACAGGATGGTCAGCACCAGGACCGTGAGGCGCTCCGAGGGCCGCAGGGCCGAGGCTGCCCCGGCCCTCATGGCTCCTGCGCCTCCGCTTCCGTCCCCAGCCATGCGGGCGTTCCCTCCGGCGGCCCCAGCCATCGGCCGGGATCCTCGAGGACCTTCTGGACGAGGACGAGGGCCCGGGCGCAGGAAAAGGCATCGTCGATGCGCTCGTCGAAGGTCCAGCGCACGGAAAGGGCCTCCTCCGCGCTCACGCCGTCCCGGGTCGCGAAGGTCGCGCGGCGCGGGGCGGAGACGGCGCCGAAAATGGAGACGGTGCCGTACTCGTAGAGGTGGTGGAAGACATCGGAGACGCCCACGGAACCGAGGTTGGCCAGGAAGATGCTCGCGTACATGGGGTCGTCGCGGATCATGAAGCCCGGGTAGAGGTTCCAGTGATCCAGCCCTCGGGCGAGCCCCACCAGCAGGCGCACCACCGGGCCGGGTAGCCGCATGATCAGGGCGACTTCCTTGTCCACGGCCCGGTCCGTCTCCCGGGCCTCCTCCACCTGGGTGGAGATGCGGGCGGAGAAGGCCGTGAAACTCTCGCCCTCGAAGGCCGCCAGCTTCACGGTGGCCCCGGGGGCCTCATCCGTGAAGGCCTTCTTGGCGACGAAGGATATCGACACGCCCCGCCGCTGATAGAGCCGTCCCCCCGAGACGAAGCGGTTCAGGCGCGGCCGGGTCTCCAGCGCCACGGCGGTGGCGTAGGCCACCAGATGGAAGAGCGTGGCCCGGGGGTGGTGGACGCGGTTGTACGCCTTGAGCCAGACGCGCGCGGCGGCGATGCGGTAGAGGGACTCCTGGTAGACGCAGCTCTCGTTCCGGCCCCGCATGAGGTAGGGCATGATGCGCCGCACCGGGGCCTCGCCGCGGATCAGATCGCCATCGGGACGGGAGAAGAGGGGCATGGATCAGGGTCGGCGCGGTGGACCGGCACTGTCAAGAACACCCGGGGATCATCTTTTCGCGTTGACACCGCAGGGCGGCAGGACTATCCCTGGGGCAACCTTTCCGGTGCTGCCATGACGATGCGTTCCGCAGGTCTCCGCCTACCCGCTTCCGGTCTGCTCGCCGCGGGCCTTCTCCTGGCCGGCGCCCCGGCCCGGGCCCAGGAGGCGGCAACGCCCTGGTCCATGACCGTCTATCTCCAGCAGAGCTGGCCCAAGCAGACGGAGACCAACCGCCAGATCAAGGAGGTCAACGCGGCCCTGGGCTCCTCCTTCAAGACCTGGGACGATGTGGCGAACCTCAACCTCGGCGTGCAGGCCTTCCGCGACCTGAATCCGCGCTGGAAAGTGGGCCTCGAGCTGGACTACTCCCGCGGGAAGATCGACGGGGCGACCACCCTGGACACGCCCGCCGGTCCCGCCACGCTCGCCTTCGAGCAGAAGTACACGATCTACGCGGATCTCCTGGCCCTGGCCCAGTTCCGGCCCCTGGGGGGGAACGGCCGCTGGATCCCCTTCCTCCAGGCGGGGATCGGTCTGGCCTACGAGAAGGACCGGACCCTCCTGACGCTGCGCAACGACTTCCTGGACGAGACCCTGATCCAGGTCGACAACAGCGGCTGGTTCCCCATGTTCACGGTCGGTGCGGGCGTCGATGTCTACTTCTCGAATCGGCGCACCTGGTACGCCGAGGTCGGCGTGAGCTATTCCTGGGCCCGCCTGAAGCACGATGTCGCCGCGAGCGGCGCCCTGACACCGGGCACCGTCCGGGCCGACACGGATTCCACGGGGCCCAATGCGTGGCTGGGCATCGGGCGGAGGTTCTAGACCGGAGTCAACGAAACGACGCCCCGGAGGAGGACCCCCGGGGCGTCGGACCTGCTTCCCGGTGCTGGATCAGAGCGTCAGGCGCTGCAGGCTGGCCTTCAGGCTCTCGTCGACGATGGCGAGGCAGTCGGCGAAGTGCGCCTTGGTCTCCTTGCTGAAGCCCGTTTTGGCCGGAGCGGCCTTGAGCGAAGGCTGCAGGGCGCGCAGCGCCTCCCGGGCCAGGGCCCGCGCGTCGGCGGGCGTGAGGGGGTTGGCCCGTAGCACCTGGGCGCTCAGCTGCCGCAGGTGCTCCCGCTGCAGGTTGCGCCGCATGACCGAGACCTCGCGCCCGCTCTTCAGCTCCGTCCAGATGGCGCCCTGCAGGGCGTCATAGAGTTCCGACAGGCGGAAGGCCTCCTTGGGATTCGTCAGCTTGTCCGGCGCATCCAGAATCCGCTGGGCCACGGCGGGCTGGAACAGCTGGGCCAGCACCTGGGTCTGGGTCCGCAGCACCCACTGGGCGGGCGAGGGATCCGCGTTCAGCGGCCCGCCGAACCGGTCGGTGGTGAGGCGGGAGAGGAACTCGGGCTTGAAGCGGAAGGCATCGACGGAGAAGATGCCGGTCTCCAGCAGCTTCAGGGCCTGGCGCTGGCGGGTGGCGGGGACCGGCGTGATGGGGGCCCGGCCCGTGCCCGCGTGGTCGCGCAGGTGCACCACGCCGCCGATGTACTTGGCGCTCAGGTTGGCCGAGAGTCCCACCTGCCCCAGGGCCCGCAGCAGGCCGCGGCGCAGGGGCTGGTATTCCTCGCCATCCTGGAAGGTCCTGGCCTGCAGGCGCTCCCAGAGCTCCTTCGAGAGGCTCAGGCGCTTCTGGTAGAAGGCCAGCGGATCGGAGCCCAGATCCCGGCGGTTCACTTCAGGATCCATGCCCTCGAGCCCCATGAAGCCGAGAGCCTCCTCGTCCGTACCGTACGCCAGCTGGGGCTCGGAGCTGCGGGCGGCGATCTTGGCCAGGGCCCCCTTTTCTTCCGAAGCCGCCAGGGGCTTGTAGCCGTACTCGATGACCCAATGATCGTAGGGCCCCAGGGTGCTCATCACATACTCGCCCTGGCGCTGGCCCTTGAGCGCCAGGTTCAGCGCGTTGTAGTCCATGACGGAGCCCGTCAGGCCGTGGGTCTTGGTGAATTCCGGATTCGAGATCTGCTCCATGGAGTAGATCGTCGAAGCCCGGAAGTTGTGGCGCAGGCCGAGCGTGTGGCCCACCTCATGGGTGATCACATCCTTGAGCACCGCGGCCACATAGGCGTCCTCCTCGGGGCTGCCGGGGGTGATCTCGCCGCGGGTTTCCAGCAGATCGAGGGCGAACCCCATTTCCTGGTGGGCTTCCGCCGCATAGGTGCACAGGCTGTGGTCGTGCCGGGACAGGAAGGCGTCCTGGGCCTTGGGTGGCAGGGTCTCCCGGGCCTCCGTGCGGCTGCCGCGGGCCCAGACTTCCCCGATGCCGATGTCGGCGTCCAGGATCTCTCCGGTGCGGGGATCCACCTGGCTGGGTCCGATGGCGAAGCCGATGTCGGTGCCCGTGAGCCAGCGCAGGGAGGCGTGGCGGGCGTCGTGGGTATCCCAATCCGCATCGGCGGGCTGGACCTTGACCTGGACGGCGTTCTTGAAGCCCTGCTCTTCGAAGGCCTGATTCCAGGCCAGCACGCCTTGGGTGATGGCCGGCCGGTATTTCTCCGGAATGTTCCGGTCCAGCCAGAACACGATGGGCTGCTTGGGTTCGGAGAGGGCGGCTGCGGGATCCTTCTTCTCCAGGCGCCAGCGGTGGATGTAGTGCACCTTGGGATCCACCCGCGTGTCGTCGCCGAAGTCCCAGCGCGTGGTGGCGAAGTAGCCCAGCCGGTCATCGGCGAGGCGGGGAGCCATGGGCTGCTCCGGCAGCTTCGCGAAGGAGAAGTGCCAGCCGAGGAACAGACTGCGGATGTCCTCCAGCGTGCCCGGAGGCGGCACGAAGGGCATGGGGGGCGCCCCGGGCATCTGGATGGGCGGCAGCATGATGCGCGAGAGCGCGTAGTGGGCCTGGACCCGGAAGGCGGCCTGGTCCTCGCTGCTGCGGACCTTCTCGAAGAAGCTGTTGGAAGGGTCGAACCCGTAGGGTTGGCGGTAGGTGGCTTCCAGCCGCGTGGCCCCCATGGGGATGTCCTTCAGCAGCAGGGCGTTGGCCTCCACCAGGAAGGATTTCCGCTCGGGGTGGGGTTGGCTCAGCACCGGGGCGCTGGACAGCAGGCTGTCGCTGAAGCCCTCCGCCACGGCCCGGGCCGCCGGCGAGCCCTCGGGCGCGGTGAAGGTCGTGTTCTTGGCCAGGAGCTGGAGGCTGTTCCCCACGCGGCGGAAGCTCACCAGGTGGCTGTCATCCATCATGCCGCCGTAGATGCCGCGCTCGCCGGTGCCCCGGGTGCTGCTGACCGCGAAGAAGAAGGGCATGTCCAGCTGCTCGGGCTTCACCTCGATCCAGACCTTGTCGTCCTTCGTCCAGAGCGTGAAGAGCCCCTTGTGCTCCTTGGCCTCCTTCACGACATCCGCGAAGGGCTTCAGGGCCCCGGGGGCCGGTGCGGCGGCGGGCGCCGGCGCGGGGGCTTTGCCCCCGTTCGGAGCCGTCTGGGCGGCCAGGCTCAGGCACAACAGGGGCGGGAGCGCGGAAAGGCGCTGGGGCAGGTACATGCGGGTCCTCCTCCGATGGGGATGTCCCCTACCATACGCTGCCTTCGTGGGGTTCGTTTAGAGGCTCTCCACGCGGGAGGGCCCGGGCCAGACGGGCCGCCCCTCTGGATTCAGGCCGCTCCGGCGAGGCCTTCGATCCAGGCGAGGACATCGGCCCGCATCTCCGGACTCAGCCGGTGGTCCACCGGGTAGAGGCGGGTGATGTGGGGGATGCCCAGGTCGTCCAGCCACTGATCGGCCCGCTGGGCCCAGGCCACCGGCAGGGTCCGGTCCCGTTCGCCGTGGCCGATGAAGCCGCGCAGGTGCCCCAGCCACTCCCGGCCGGCGATGCGGGGTTCGAGCTCCGGCAGGATGCGGCCGGAAAGGATGGCGAAGCCGCCCAGCCGCTCCGGGGCGCTGAGGGCCACGCCGGCGCTCATGATGCCGCCCTGGCTGAACCCGCCGATGACGGTCTGGCGGGCCTCGACGCCGTGGATGGACTGCATGCGGTCGACGAACCGGATGAGCGCGTGGCGGCTGGCTTCGGCCTCGGCGACGGTGATCTTCGGACCTTCGGCCGTGAAGGTCACGCGGAACCATCCGTACTGGTCGGGTCCGAGCTGGAGCCCTCCCCGGACCAGGACCACCAACGACTCGGTGTCCACCCCCTCCGCCAGGTCGGCCAGGTCCGTCTCCCGGCCGCCCACCCCGTGCAGGAGCACCACGAGCGCCTTGGGCCGGGCAGGTGAGGGCAACCGCAGGCGGTAGGACAGGCCGGAAACCGGGTCCAGCTGGAGGGGGCCCAGCGAAGGAACAGGAGAAGGAGCGGGGGAGGACATGAGATCTCCGTCAGGGGCCGAGGTCCGAAGCCGCCGACCTCCCGAAGGCCGTGGGGACGGCCTCCAGGAGGAGTCGGTGGCGGCCCCGGATGGCCGCGGTTCAGGCCTTACTTCTTGGCGGAAGCGGAAACCTTGCCGGCTTCGACATTCAGGCTGATGGCGACCGTCTCGCCGACGACGCCGGGGAAGGTCTTGATGCCGAACTCGCTGCGGTTGAGGCTGAGGGCGCCGTCCACGAAGCCGGCCACCACGCTGCCGGGCTGCATGCCGGGCTGGGTTCCAGCATTGGTGATGGGGAAGGTGATGCGCTTGGTGACCCCGTGCATGGTGAAGTCGCCGGTGACCTCCAGCTTGCCCTTGGCCACTTCCTTCACGGAGGTGCTCTTGAAGGTGACGGTGGGGAACTTCTCGACATCGAAGAAGTCGGGGGACTTGAGGTGCTTGTCGCGGGCCTCATTGTCCGTGGTGATGCTGGCGGAGTCGATGGTGACCTCGACGCTGGACTTGCTGATGTTCGCGGAGTCCACCTTGATGGTCCCGTTGAACTTCGTGAAGCGGCCGCTGGTCTTGGCCAGAAGGTGGCCGACCTTGAAGCTGACTTCGCTGTGGACGGGGTCGATCTTGTAGACATCCTGGGCCAGGGCGGGCAGAGCCGCGAGGGCGAGGGACGCGAGAAGGACGCGGAAGGGGTGTCGCATGTGACCTCCAAAGAATAGGTGTTTCACCATGCAATTAAGAATAGGCTTCATTTCTAGAGTTGCAACACCTTTTTGGAGAAATTCTTTCGCCCCTCCGGCCGAACGGTCGAAATGTTAGAAAAAAATAAAGATAAATACTCCGTGAGCTCGCTTGGAGCCCTCCAGACCGCGTCACCCAAGGCCGTTGCTTGCCCCCTGCTTTCGCCCAGGGAAGGGAATTCAGACTTTCGGCGCGTCCATCCCGAAGGCCGCCCAGCCCTCCTTGGTGGGGCCGTAGATGCTGGGCACATGCAGGCCGGCCTGGCGCATGAGGACGGTCATCTGACCGCGGTGGTGGGTCTGGTGGCTGACCAGGACATAGAGCGCGAAGGCGCCGGTCCAGGTCTCGCCATAGAGGGTGAAGTTGCGGCCCAGTTCGGTGTTGCTCCAGCTGCCGATGTGGTCCAGCAGGGAATCGCTCACGGCGTGGTAGGCGGCGGCGACCTCGGCCATGGTGGGCGGGGGGGGCGTGGCGATGAACCCGTCGGGCCCCAGCCCCACGGGTCCCTTCACCTTCAGGCCCAGGTTCTGGGGCAGCTCCAGGACGGTTTCCACCAGGTGCCAGGCCATGCGCCGCAGGTCGCGATGCTGGTCGTCCACGGCCTGATGGGCCGCCGCATCGGGAATGGCCGCGAAGACCGCCAGGGTCTTCTCCGCCTCCTGCTGCCAGATGGTCTTGAAGTCATCCACGCGACGGAACATGCCAGCCTCCGGAAAGGTCCCCGGAAGCATAGCGCAGTGGGGCCCGGGGGGAAGAAGGTCAGACGGGCGTGACGCTGCGGCGCTTGGCGGGCCAGGCTTCCCGGCGGCGGGCCCGGGCGAGACGAGTGACGAGCTCGGCGCGGAGGTCGGCGGGATCCACGATGGCGTCCACATGCAGATCCGCGCCCAGCTTCTTCAGGTTGATGTCCTCGTTGTACTCGTCGCGGAGCTGCTGGACATAGGCGACCCGCTCCTCTTCCGGCTTCTCCGCGATCTTGTTGGCGAAGACGGCGTTCACGGCGGCCTCGGCGCCCATGACGGCGATGCTGGCCGTGGGCAGCGCCAGCGTGGCATCCGGATCGAAGCCCGGGCCGCTCATGGCGTAGAGGCCTGCCCCATACGCCTTGCGCACCACCACGCAGATGCGCGGCGTGCTGCAGCTGGCCATGGCGCTGATCATCTTGGCGCCGTGGCGGATGATGCCCTGCTTCTCCACGGCGCTGCCGATCATGAAACCCGGCACATCGCTGAGGAACACGAGGGGGATGCCGAAGGCGTCGCAGAGGGTCATGAAGCGGGTGGCCTTGTCGGCGCTGTCCACGAACAGCACGCCGCCCTTCACCCGGGGCTGGTTGGCCAGGATGCCCACGGGCTTGCCGTCCAACCGGGCCAGGCCGGTGATGATCTCCCCGGCGAAGAGCTTCTTCACCTCCAGGAAGCTGCCCTCGTCCACCAGGCCCTCGATGAAGTCCTTCATCTGGAAGGGGGAGTTGATGTCCTTGGGGACGAGCGCACCCAGAGCCTTCGCTTTGGGCGAGACCGCCTTCGGCGGAGCCGCCGGCACGGCGTCTTCGCAGTGCTGGGGGAAGTAGGACAGGTACTGGCGGCAGAGCTCGATGGCCTCCACCTCGGTCTTGCAGAGGAAGTCGCCGCAGCCGCTCACGGAGCAGTGCATGCGCGCGCCGCCGAGATCCTCGAGGCTGATCTTCTCGCCGATCACCATCTCCGCCATGCGGGGTGAGCCCAGGTACATGCTGGCGTTGCCTTCCACCATCACCACCACATCGCAGAAGGCCGGGATGTAGGCGCCGCCCGCGGCCGAGGGGCCGAAGAGCAGGCAGACCTGGGGCACCAGGCCCGACAGGGCCACCTCCATGTGGAAGATGGTCCCGGCATGGCGGCGGCCGGGGAACATGTCGAGCTGGTCGGTGATGCGGGCTCCGGCCGAGTCCACCAGGTAGAGCATGGGGACCTTCATCCGCATGGCCACTTCCTGGATGCGGATGATCTTCTCCACCGTGCGGGCGCCCCAGCTGCCGGCCTTGATGGTGCTGTCGTTGGCCATCAAGGCCACGGGACGGCCACCCACCAGGGCCGTGCCCGTGATGACGCCGTCCGCGGGAAGGTCCTTGTGCAGGGCATTGGCGAAGAGGCCGTCCTCGACGAAGCTCCCCTCGTCCACCAGCAGCCGGATGCGCTCCCGGGCGAAGAGCTTGCCCGCTTCGGCATTCTTCTCGTGAGCCTTGGGCGAGCCGCCTTTCTTGACGCGATCAACTTCCGAATGAAAGTGCTCCAGCTGCATGGGGACCTCGGATGGATCCTTCAGCATATGCGATCCTGGATGGATGCTGGACGGCGATGGATCGAAGCGGCCCGGGTTCCTGACGGTGCCCTTTCTGATCGTCTGTTCCTTCTACTTCCTGGTCTTCGCGGCCGGCTACCAGCTCTTCCCCGTGGTGCCTTTGCGCCTCCGGGATCTGGGTGCGAGCCTGGCCGAAAGCGGGCGATTCCAGACGGCCTTCATGCTGGGCTCGGGCTTCGGCGCGCTGTTCACGGGGCCCCTGGGCGACCGCCTGGGGCCGCGCCGCGTGTTGCGGGTGGCCTCCCTCGCGGTGGTCGGCATCCTGGTGGTCTACGCATTGCTGAGAGTGCGTTGGGTGTTCTACCTGCTGGCGCCGGTGCACGGCCTGTTGTGGTCGGCCCTGCGCACCGCCTCCATCTCCAAGGTGGGAGGCATCCTGCCCCTGGAGCATCGGGCGCAGGGGCTTTCGATCTTCGGCCTCACGGGGCCCGGTGGCGTGGCGGTGGGCCCCCTCGTGGGCCTCTGGCTGATGCCCCACCTGGGGTTCACCTGGATGATGGTCCTGCTCGCAGGCGTCTTCGCGCTGCTGCATTCGCTGATCGGCGTCCTGCCCCGCGAGGCCCCGCGGGAGATCGCCGGCACGGTGTTCCAGTGGCCGGACCGGTCTGTGTGGGGCCCGGTGGCCGTCATGGGATTGGTGGGTCTCAGCTTCGGCCCCATGACGCCCTACAGCGCCCAGGAGGCCAAGGCCCTGGGCCTGGCCTGGCCCTCCGCCTTCCTGACCTGCTTCGCCCTGGGGATGATGGCCATGCGCGGCCTGCTCGCCCTCACCGGCATGGGGCGGCGGCCCGTGGCCCTGATGCCGGGCATGGCCGCCCTGACGGCCGTGGGGTACGGGATGCTGGCCTTCCTGCCGGGCGGGCTGGCCCGCCACCTTTCCGCGGGCCTCGTCTATGGCGCCGGCTACGGGATGGTCCACACCCTGATGCTGACCCACCTGCTGGAGACCACGGCACCCCAGCGGCGCGGATCGGCCGCGGGAGCCTTCTTCTTCGCTTTCGACGCCGCCACCGCCCTGGGGGCGCTCGGCCTGGGCTGGGTCATGCAGCACGGAGGCTTCCGCTGGGGCTGGGCCATCGGGGCCGGCCTGATGACTCTGGCCATTCCCGTGGCCCAGCGCGTCGTCGGGAAGCGGCCGACCGTGACACCCGAGGCGGAGCTCCCTGCCATTCTGGGATCATGAAGGATCTTTCCAACCCCCGCCCCAGCCTCGTCACCCGGCAATTCGCCCTGGTGTGGGCGCTGACCTTCGTCACCTTCTTCGCCGCGTTCCAGCTCTTCCCCACCGTGCCCCTGCGCTTGAGGGATCTCGGGGCGAGCCTGGCGGAAAGTGGCCGCTTCATGAGCCTCTTCACCCTGGGCAGCGCCCTGGGCGCATTGTTCACGGGCCCGCTCGGCGACCGGGTGGGACACCGCCGCCTGGTGATCACCTCGGCGATGCTCTACGCGGCCTTCCTCGCGGCCTACGCCGTGATGCCCACCCGCTGGGGCTTCTACCTGCTCGCCTTTCCCCACGGCATCGTGTGGTCCGGCCTGCTGACGGCCACCATGGCCTCGCTGGCCCATGTGCTGCCCGCCGACCGCCATGCGGACGGCCTCAGCCTCTATGGCCTGGCCAGCCCCGGCGGCGTCATCGTGGGTCCCCTGCTGGGTCTGTGGATTCAGCAACG harbors:
- a CDS encoding zinc-dependent metalloprotease, with the translated sequence MYLPQRLSALPPLLCLSLAAQTAPNGGKAPAPAPAAAPAPGALKPFADVVKEAKEHKGLFTLWTKDDKVWIEVKPEQLDMPFFFAVSSTRGTGERGIYGGMMDDSHLVSFRRVGNSLQLLAKNTTFTAPEGSPAARAVAEGFSDSLLSSAPVLSQPHPERKSFLVEANALLLKDIPMGATRLEATYRQPYGFDPSNSFFEKVRSSEDQAAFRVQAHYALSRIMLPPIQMPGAPPMPFVPPPGTLEDIRSLFLGWHFSFAKLPEQPMAPRLADDRLGYFATTRWDFGDDTRVDPKVHYIHRWRLEKKDPAAALSEPKQPIVFWLDRNIPEKYRPAITQGVLAWNQAFEEQGFKNAVQVKVQPADADWDTHDARHASLRWLTGTDIGFAIGPSQVDPRTGEILDADIGIGEVWARGSRTEARETLPPKAQDAFLSRHDHSLCTYAAEAHQEMGFALDLLETRGEITPGSPEEDAYVAAVLKDVITHEVGHTLGLRHNFRASTIYSMEQISNPEFTKTHGLTGSVMDYNALNLALKGQRQGEYVMSTLGPYDHWVIEYGYKPLAASEEKGALAKIAARSSEPQLAYGTDEEALGFMGLEGMDPEVNRRDLGSDPLAFYQKRLSLSKELWERLQARTFQDGEEYQPLRRGLLRALGQVGLSANLSAKYIGGVVHLRDHAGTGRAPITPVPATRQRQALKLLETGIFSVDAFRFKPEFLSRLTTDRFGGPLNADPSPAQWVLRTQTQVLAQLFQPAVAQRILDAPDKLTNPKEAFRLSELYDALQGAIWTELKSGREVSVMRRNLQREHLRQLSAQVLRANPLTPADARALAREALRALQPSLKAAPAKTGFSKETKAHFADCLAIVDESLKASLQRLTL
- a CDS encoding alpha/beta hydrolase; the protein is MSSPAPSPVPSLGPLQLDPVSGLSYRLRLPSPARPKALVVLLHGVGGRETDLADLAEGVDTESLVVLVRGGLQLGPDQYGWFRVTFTAEGPKITVAEAEASRHALIRFVDRMQSIHGVEARQTVIGGFSQGGIMSAGVALSAPERLGGFAILSGRILPELEPRIAGREWLGHLRGFIGHGERDRTLPVAWAQRADQWLDDLGIPHITRLYPVDHRLSPEMRADVLAWIEGLAGAA
- a CDS encoding YceI family protein translates to MRHPFRVLLASLALAALPALAQDVYKIDPVHSEVSFKVGHLLAKTSGRFTKFNGTIKVDSANISKSSVEVTIDSASITTDNEARDKHLKSPDFFDVEKFPTVTFKSTSVKEVAKGKLEVTGDFTMHGVTKRITFPITNAGTQPGMQPGSVVAGFVDGALSLNRSEFGIKTFPGVVGETVAISLNVEAGKVSASAKK
- a CDS encoding DinB family protein; translated protein: MFRRVDDFKTIWQQEAEKTLAVFAAIPDAAAHQAVDDQHRDLRRMAWHLVETVLELPQNLGLKVKGPVGLGPDGFIATPPPPTMAEVAAAYHAVSDSLLDHIGSWSNTELGRNFTLYGETWTGAFALYVLVSHQTHHRGQMTVLMRQAGLHVPSIYGPTKEGWAAFGMDAPKV
- a CDS encoding acyl-CoA carboxylase subunit beta, with product MLKDPSEVPMQLEHFHSEVDRVKKGGSPKAHEKNAEAGKLFARERIRLLVDEGSFVEDGLFANALHKDLPADGVITGTALVGGRPVALMANDSTIKAGSWGARTVEKIIRIQEVAMRMKVPMLYLVDSAGARITDQLDMFPGRRHAGTIFHMEVALSGLVPQVCLLFGPSAAGGAYIPAFCDVVVMVEGNASMYLGSPRMAEMVIGEKISLEDLGGARMHCSVSGCGDFLCKTEVEAIELCRQYLSYFPQHCEDAVPAAPPKAVSPKAKALGALVPKDINSPFQMKDFIEGLVDEGSFLEVKKLFAGEIITGLARLDGKPVGILANQPRVKGGVLFVDSADKATRFMTLCDAFGIPLVFLSDVPGFMIGSAVEKQGIIRHGAKMISAMASCSTPRICVVVRKAYGAGLYAMSGPGFDPDATLALPTASIAVMGAEAAVNAVFANKIAEKPEEERVAYVQQLRDEYNEDINLKKLGADLHVDAIVDPADLRAELVTRLARARRREAWPAKRRSVTPV